Proteins co-encoded in one Montipora capricornis isolate CH-2021 chromosome 12, ASM3666992v2, whole genome shotgun sequence genomic window:
- the LOC138026278 gene encoding uncharacterized protein, whose protein sequence is MRVLANNCVCEMKVPKRVEEAHTVDYNPVLGLYVTLNAELGRVFVWNPVTGSVVSSFEATCDGFSNALFLPGKRVGVSYSEPNHGGSIEIYSLDSKKKSKRSKQPKLLIEGDQLPTTYPGPMALSPKKTLLVADAEYPGEIYEMFIDWDELKVLKSRTIDLSPDEDVEELYGASVFSISHLCCLPDFTVIVYEVGERCIIVTKVRSISEDEVESEVLQTITYYVLHGEKRELKMVSDADKLVSGVVHDGEHLIIAHGDEIVLLESMTEGSTAHLIADTKAKGRCGTGLGINDEGQLIVCEDTVIKLFEYNCSPRSLMSLCRNKIRKSTPNYPVRVNKFAIPQILKDYLLYK, encoded by the coding sequence ATGAGGGTGTTGGCGAACAACTGCGTCTGCGAGATGAAGGTTCCAAAAAGAGTAGAGGAGGCGCACACAGTTGACTACAATCCAGTTCTTGGTTTGTATGTGACATTAAATGCTGAACTTGGGAGAGTTTTCGTCTGGAATCCTGTGACTGGATCTGTCGTCTCATCATTCGAGGCCACATGCGATGGCttcagcaatgcgttgtttcTGCCCGGAAAGAGGGTTGGAGTGAGCTACTCTGAGCCAAATCACGGTGGAAGTATTGAAATTTACTCCTTAGATAGCAAGAAGAAGTCAAAGAGATCCAAACAACCAAAATTGTTGATCGAAGGGGATCAGCTGCCCACGACTTATCCAGGACCAATGGCCCTGAGTCCAAAGAAGACTCTTCTTGTTGCAGATGCCGAATATCCCGGCGAAATTTATGAGATGTTCATAGATTGGGATGAATTAAAGGTCTTGAAGTCTAGAACAATCGATCTTTCTCCCGATGAGGACGTGGAAGAATTATATGGAGCTtcagttttttcaatttctcacCTCTGTTGTTTACCAGATTTTACTGTTATAGTGTACGAGGTGGGTGAAAGGTGCATAATAGTAACGAAGGTTCGTAGCATTTCAGAAGATGAGGTAGAGAGCGAAGTTCTGCAAACTATCACATATTACGTGCTCCATGGGGAAAAACGAGAATTGAAGATGGTTTCTGACGCAGACAAACTTGTATCTGGAGTTGTCCACGATGGCGAACATTTGATTATTGCCCATGGAGACGAAATTGTTCTTCTGGAATCCATGACAGAAGGAAGTACTGCACATTTGATTGCAGATACCAAAGCTAAAGGTAGATGCGGAACAGGATTGGGAATAAACGACGAAGGGCAATTGATAGTCTGTGAAGACACTGTCATAAAGTTGTTTGAGTATAACTGCAGTCCAAGGTCTCTTATGTCATTATGCCGCAACAAGATTAGAAAAAGTACCCCAAATTATCCTGTTAGAGTCAACAAGTTTGCTATCCCTCAGATCTTGAAAGATTACTTGTTGTATAAGTAA
- the LOC138026279 gene encoding uncharacterized protein translates to MRVLANNCVCEMKVPKRVEEAHTVDYNPVLGLYVTLNAELGRVFVWNPATGSVVSSFQATCDGFSDALFLPGKKVGVSYSEPNHGGGIEIYSLDSKKKSKRSEQPKLLIKGDQLPTTYPGPMALSPKKTLLVADAEYPGEIYEMFIDWDELKVLKSRTIDLSTDEDVEELYGDSIFSISHLCCLPDFTVVVYEVGERCIIVTKVRSISEDEVESEVLQTITYYVLHGEKRELKMVSDEDKLVSGVVHDGEHLIIAHGDEIVLLESMTEGSTAHLIADTKAKGRCGTGLGINDEGQLIVCEDTVIKLFEYNCSPRSLMSLCRNKIRKSTPNYPVRVNKFAIPQILKDYLLYK, encoded by the coding sequence ATGAGGGTGTTGGCGAACAACTGCGTCTGCGAGATGAAGGTTCCAAAAAGAGTAGAGGAGGCGCACACAGTTGACTACAATCCAGTTCTTGGTTTGTATGTGACATTAAATGCTGAACTTGGGAGAGTTTTCGTCTGGAATCCTGCGACCGGATCTGTCGTCTCATCATTCCAGGCCACATGCGATGGCTTCAGTGATGCGTTGTTTCTGCCCGGAAAGAAGGTTGGAGTGAGCTACTCTGAGCCAAATCACGGTGGAGGTATTGAAATTTACTCCTTAGATAGCAAGAAGAAGTCAAAGAGATCAGAACAACCAAAATTGTTGATCAAAGGGGATCAGCTGCCCACGACTTATCCAGGACCAATGGCCCTCAGTCCAAAGAAGACCCTTCTTGTTGCAGATGCCGAATATCCCGGCGAAATTTATGAAATGTTCATAGATTGGGATGAGTTAAAGGTCTTGAAGTCTAGAACAATCGATCTTTCTACCGATGAGGACGTGGAAGAATTATATGGAGattcaattttttcaatttctcaCCTCTGTTGTTTACCAGATTTTACTGTTGTAGTGTACGAGGTAGGTGAAAGGTGCATAATAGTAACGAAGGTTCGTAGCATTTCAGAAGATGAGGTAGAGAGCGAAGTTCTGCAAACTATCACTTATTACGTGCTCCATGGGGAAAAACGAGAATTGAAAATGGTTTCTGACGAAGACAAACTCGTATCTGGAGTTGTCCATGATGGCGAACATTTGATTATTGCCCATGGAGACGAAATTGTTCTTCTGGAATCCATGACAGAAGGAAGTACTGCACATTTGATTGCAGATACCAAAGCTAAAGGTAGATGCGGAACAGGATTGGGAATAAACGACGAAGGGCAATTGATAGTCTGTGAAGACACTGTCATAAAGTTGTTTGAGTATAACTGCAGTCCAAGGTCTCTTATGTCATTATGCCGCAACAAGATTAGAAAAAGTACCCCAAATTATCCTGTTAGAGTCAACAAGTTTGCTATCCCTCAGATCTTGAAAGATTACTTGTTGTATAAGTAA